Proteins encoded within one genomic window of Ammonifex degensii KC4:
- a CDS encoding tyrosine-type recombinase/integrase: MQLEEVLKAFRQSCLSRGLSPGTAEVYLGHVRRFFGWLGCADITEVTPFDVASYRRHLQEKGRKPATVNNALNALSSFFSWAKEAGLVSSDPTEGVRQVPEDRPAPRWLGKRELGRFLRAVQKHGSPRDRALVALLLHAGLRVSEAVSLRLEDVVIRERSGFVRVRGKGGKYREVPLNVTVRRVLKEYLAELPPQEGGWLFPGKGGEYLTRFAVEKLFARLSRLSGVEVTPHRLRHTFCKWLIDAGESLDKVALLAGHSNLNTTARYTRPGVEDLERAVEKLSWE; encoded by the coding sequence ATGCAACTTGAAGAAGTACTCAAAGCCTTCAGGCAGAGCTGCCTTTCCCGGGGCCTCTCTCCCGGCACGGCGGAGGTCTACCTGGGACACGTCAGGCGCTTCTTCGGGTGGCTCGGCTGCGCGGACATCACTGAGGTCACGCCCTTCGACGTGGCCTCCTACAGGCGCCACCTCCAGGAGAAAGGCAGGAAGCCCGCCACGGTAAACAACGCCCTGAACGCCCTGTCGTCCTTCTTCTCCTGGGCGAAAGAAGCGGGCCTGGTTTCTTCCGACCCCACCGAGGGGGTAAGGCAGGTCCCGGAGGACAGGCCCGCTCCCAGGTGGCTCGGGAAGAGGGAGCTGGGCAGGTTCCTGCGTGCGGTGCAGAAGCACGGGAGCCCGAGGGACCGGGCCCTGGTGGCGCTCCTGCTGCACGCGGGCCTGAGGGTCTCCGAGGCGGTCTCTTTGAGGCTCGAGGACGTGGTCATACGGGAGAGGTCGGGGTTCGTGCGCGTGAGGGGTAAGGGCGGCAAGTACCGGGAAGTGCCCCTGAACGTCACGGTGAGGCGCGTTCTCAAGGAGTACCTGGCAGAGCTCCCTCCTCAAGAGGGCGGGTGGCTCTTCCCGGGGAAGGGCGGGGAGTACCTCACCCGCTTCGCCGTGGAGAAGCTCTTCGCCAGGCTTTCCCGCCTGTCCGGGGTGGAGGTGACTCCCCACAGGCTGAGGCACACCTTCTGCAAGTGGCTTATTGACGCCGGTGAGAGCCTGGATAAAGTAGCGCTTCTGGCAGGGCACTCGAACCTCAACACCACCGCGCGGTACACCAGGCCGGGAGTGGAGGACCTGGAGAGGGCCGTGGAGAAGCTGAGCTGGGAATGA
- a CDS encoding nucleotidyl transferase AbiEii/AbiGii toxin family protein has protein sequence MRYVLVGGLAVNFHGRPRMTHDIDFLVDPSPENIRKLRQALLELPDKAAEDLRPEDLEKYGVVRVVDEVVVDLIARIGDVRVDNAGTVVFDLEGVPVVVADIDTLIETKRGLREQDKGDLLFLLYKKSKMPR, from the coding sequence GTGCGGTATGTGCTGGTCGGGGGACTGGCCGTCAACTTCCACGGCAGGCCCAGGATGACGCACGACATCGACTTCCTGGTAGACCCTTCCCCTGAGAACATTCGGAAGTTGAGGCAGGCCTTGCTGGAGCTCCCCGACAAGGCGGCGGAAGACCTGCGTCCGGAAGACCTGGAAAAGTACGGCGTCGTCCGCGTTGTCGACGAGGTCGTGGTAGACCTCATAGCCAGGATCGGCGATGTCAGGGTGGACAACGCGGGGACTGTAGTCTTCGACCTGGAAGGGGTACCGGTGGTGGTGGCGGACATCGACACGCTAATCGAGACCAAGCGGGGCTTGAGGGAGCAGGACAAAGGGGATCTCCTTTTTCTGCTGTACAAAAAGAGCAAGATGCCGCGGTAG
- a CDS encoding ParB/RepB/Spo0J family partition protein, whose product MEVVFVVTMVPVDLLKPHSKNTEFFPDPLPDTIRREMLEDIRENGITTPLILARDYTILAGHQRWEIARELGLSHVPAIIKDIDPDSPEAVTLLIKDNLLRRQLNDMQVARLIRVLKEQYGVKCGRPDKGRIGTEKQEIISQFSRLVGVTERRVNQLDKLNDLIPELQSLVASGKLGSTAAYFLAFLPPEEQRQLLGVLGETGMGDLSVKQAQELRKELEAERRKKEDLLRLVASLEEEKNRVLREAQQKEKKAKETELRLRELEKQLASLRERLRQAQDNAVTQVVEKVVYKTDPELEKKLKEQEKALKAREEELKALKEKLERAKLKRAELEKQVEDLGNALAARSEAKLPISDLNRFRIAVREAARTISERVADVKVCFAPSVQNHREALDLLEKLVAHLEGELGELRELLGRARRTGKVIDLGTHKAH is encoded by the coding sequence GTGGAGGTGGTCTTTGTGGTAACGATGGTTCCCGTCGACCTCCTGAAGCCGCACTCGAAGAACACAGAGTTCTTCCCCGACCCGTTGCCGGACACCATCAGGCGAGAGATGCTGGAGGACATCCGGGAGAACGGCATCACGACCCCGCTGATACTGGCCCGCGACTACACTATCCTGGCCGGGCACCAGCGGTGGGAGATCGCGAGGGAACTCGGATTGTCCCATGTCCCGGCGATCATCAAGGACATCGACCCCGACTCGCCCGAGGCCGTGACCCTGCTCATCAAGGATAACCTTCTGAGGCGCCAACTGAACGACATGCAAGTGGCCAGGCTGATAAGGGTGCTGAAGGAGCAGTACGGGGTCAAATGTGGGAGACCAGATAAAGGAAGAATTGGTACAGAAAAACAAGAAATTATTTCTCAATTTTCTCGGTTAGTTGGCGTGACAGAAAGGCGCGTTAACCAACTCGACAAACTCAACGACCTGATCCCGGAACTCCAGTCTCTGGTGGCTTCCGGCAAGCTGGGCTCCACGGCGGCCTACTTCCTGGCCTTCCTGCCGCCTGAGGAGCAGAGACAGCTTCTCGGAGTCCTGGGCGAAACCGGCATGGGCGACCTCTCGGTCAAGCAGGCCCAGGAACTTCGGAAGGAGCTCGAAGCCGAGCGCAGGAAGAAGGAAGACCTCCTCCGCCTGGTAGCCTCCCTGGAGGAGGAAAAGAACCGGGTTCTCCGGGAGGCACAGCAGAAGGAGAAAAAGGCTAAAGAGACCGAGCTCAGGCTGAGGGAGCTGGAGAAGCAGCTGGCCTCCCTGCGGGAGAGGCTGCGGCAGGCACAGGACAACGCGGTGACCCAGGTCGTGGAGAAGGTGGTCTACAAGACCGACCCCGAGCTGGAAAAGAAGCTGAAGGAGCAGGAAAAGGCACTCAAGGCCCGCGAGGAAGAGCTGAAAGCGCTTAAAGAGAAGCTGGAGAGAGCAAAGCTTAAGCGGGCAGAGCTGGAGAAACAGGTGGAAGACCTCGGAAACGCCCTGGCCGCCCGGAGCGAGGCCAAGCTCCCCATAAGCGACCTCAACAGGTTCCGCATCGCGGTGAGGGAGGCGGCCAGGACGATCAGCGAACGCGTCGCCGACGTGAAGGTCTGCTTCGCGCCTTCGGTCCAGAACCACAGGGAAGCGCTCGACCTGCTGGAGAAGCTCGTCGCCCACCTGGAGGGAGAACTCGGAGAGCTGAGGGAGCTGCTGGGCAGAGCCCGCAGGACGGGGAAGGTGATCGACCTTGGAACTCACAAAGCTCATTAG
- a CDS encoding restriction endonuclease, with protein MKGFFAVILNIGLPLLFLVLLAEGIRSLPGWLLELRVRRAGLDEVDAMSGHEFEVWLEKLFRQLGYRVRRVGGGGDGGADLILTGPDGKRIAVQAKKLRSGRVGVAAISEVLRGQRIYSCAGAWVVTNRGFTKQALEQASKCGVKLLGREDLARLSEAARSRGRARPQ; from the coding sequence ATGAAAGGGTTCTTCGCCGTCATCCTTAACATTGGGCTGCCGCTTCTTTTTCTGGTCCTGCTGGCAGAAGGAATCAGGAGTCTTCCGGGCTGGCTTCTGGAGCTGCGGGTGCGCCGCGCCGGACTGGATGAGGTAGATGCCATGAGCGGGCACGAGTTTGAGGTATGGCTGGAGAAGCTGTTCCGGCAGCTCGGATACCGCGTGCGCAGGGTCGGGGGCGGAGGTGACGGCGGCGCCGACCTCATCCTCACGGGGCCGGACGGCAAGAGGATCGCCGTCCAGGCGAAGAAGCTCAGGTCCGGGCGCGTGGGCGTGGCCGCCATATCCGAGGTCCTGCGCGGGCAGAGGATCTACAGCTGCGCCGGAGCCTGGGTGGTCACCAACCGGGGCTTCACTAAACAAGCCCTGGAGCAGGCGTCTAAGTGCGGGGTCAAACTGCTGGGCCGGGAGGATCTGGCGCGGCTGTCGGAAGCGGCCCGGTCGCGCGGGCGGGCACGGCCGCAATGA
- a CDS encoding three-Cys-motif partner protein TcmP has protein sequence MKKKLIWRKAPHTEAKHKILDYYLKAWIPKLGTWNERILIIDGFAGPGEYDDRKPGSPIVILDAVTNHILRNQIGKIGVFFIEGNNDRANHLENLLIRRYSPLRVGKSIYELNEGRTVFAIIKGKFSATLGEMLDITRTQGVSLPPCFAFIDPFGPSGIPMELISGLMECTKAEVLINFPVDSVNRFLGTPAYENTLDALYGCEDWRKLRMVKGVERRRRLRELYISQLKSNAGAKYTLHFTMRNARNRELYYLIFATKHWHGLDVMKQAMWKIAPDGSFQFSDYTHNPEQPWLFPPEPDWEELANLIWKHFRGQEAVPPEEIERWTVIETIYASNHVRRALTLLEEKGKLCKYEAAYSGRGWVKLAPYKKKRAFPNSKVVVDFSAD, from the coding sequence GTGAAAAAGAAGCTTATATGGCGAAAAGCTCCCCATACAGAAGCCAAGCACAAGATCCTGGACTATTACCTCAAGGCCTGGATTCCAAAACTCGGGACCTGGAATGAGCGGATTCTTATCATCGATGGTTTTGCCGGACCGGGTGAGTACGATGACCGCAAGCCCGGGTCACCCATAGTTATTCTCGACGCAGTGACCAACCACATACTGAGAAACCAGATTGGTAAAATAGGAGTATTCTTCATCGAGGGAAACAACGACCGCGCCAATCACCTGGAGAATCTTTTGATCCGGAGATACTCTCCTCTGAGAGTAGGCAAGTCAATCTACGAGTTAAACGAGGGCAGAACCGTCTTCGCCATTATCAAAGGGAAATTCAGCGCTACGCTGGGGGAAATGCTGGACATAACCCGAACTCAAGGCGTGTCTTTGCCCCCCTGCTTCGCTTTCATAGATCCCTTTGGTCCTTCGGGTATTCCAATGGAACTCATCTCCGGCCTTATGGAATGCACTAAAGCAGAGGTCTTAATCAATTTTCCTGTCGACTCTGTCAACAGGTTCCTGGGTACACCAGCCTATGAAAATACCCTGGATGCTCTGTACGGTTGTGAAGACTGGCGAAAATTAAGGATGGTGAAAGGGGTTGAGCGCCGCAGAAGACTTAGGGAACTTTACATATCACAACTCAAGTCAAACGCCGGAGCCAAATACACCCTGCACTTCACGATGAGGAATGCCAGGAACCGGGAACTGTACTACCTTATCTTTGCGACGAAACACTGGCACGGCCTGGACGTCATGAAACAGGCTATGTGGAAAATTGCACCGGACGGTAGCTTCCAGTTTTCGGACTACACCCACAACCCGGAGCAACCCTGGCTCTTTCCTCCAGAACCCGACTGGGAAGAACTGGCTAACCTCATCTGGAAACACTTTCGCGGTCAAGAGGCTGTTCCTCCAGAAGAAATAGAACGGTGGACGGTTATCGAAACGATATATGCTAGCAACCATGTACGGAGGGCCTTAACCCTCTTGGAGGAGAAAGGAAAACTGTGTAAATACGAAGCTGCCTACTCCGGGAGGGGATGGGTTAAGCTCGCACCCTACAAGAAGAAAAGGGCTTTCCCCAACAGCAAAGTGGTCGTAGATTTCTCCGCCGATTGA
- a CDS encoding LA_3696 family protein, whose translation MGNVAEFIYIPEALRERLGEQASKELVEVLNQAVRSLHKGVDESTAERIERRIAETKTEIIKEIAGAKTELLKWMLVFWVGQVLAIVAFLYTLLR comes from the coding sequence GTGGGGAATGTGGCCGAGTTCATCTACATTCCCGAAGCCCTGCGGGAAAGGCTGGGAGAGCAGGCCTCAAAAGAGCTGGTAGAAGTGCTTAACCAGGCTGTGAGAAGCCTGCACAAAGGCGTTGATGAATCAACGGCGGAAAGGATCGAGCGCCGCATCGCAGAGACAAAGACGGAAATAATCAAAGAAATCGCCGGTGCAAAGACCGAACTGCTGAAGTGGATGCTTGTTTTCTGGGTGGGGCAAGTGCTGGCGATCGTGGCCTTCCTGTACACACTACTGCGCTAA